The DNA sequence atccaggtAGCTCTTTCATACATGCAAAACTGCAATAGTTCCCAGGCTCCGAGTGCCTGATCTGGTGTGAACCCCATGAAGTCTTGTAAGCCAAACTATACTCTCCAAAGCAGTAACACCAATACAATCTCCACTTACCCCGAAGTTAGGAACTGATctcagatataccatgttcaagATACAGACCTCAAGCCCAGACAGCTGTACTCAGAAAATCCTGGAGCAGAAGAAGAGCTCAGCCACTCAGAACACTGCACGATACTAGCTGGGGCCTCAAGAACACTGATTTAAAAATCTTGCTCTCTCCCTACCCCCACAAAATCCACTCATTTGCATGCACAAATGAGGCCACGCAAGAGCTGCCTTCACACCCAACACCGCTGGTGGTTCTTGTGCTCACCTGTTTTCCAGGAGCGTCATGCACACCACCTCTCGCACCCCAGGGTTGTTGGCCTTCTCCACTGAACAGCCCTGCAAGTTCCAGGTGGCCAGCCTCAGCACGGGCCGCCCATCCCTTGTGCCTCCGAAGGCCTCCACCGAAGGCCGAGTGGAGATGATCTGTGTAGGCCCCCCTGGGGGCAGGTCCAGGTCCTCACTCTGCAAGCTCAgcgaggtggggctggggtgaggcTTGGCGGTGAAGGTCAGGCCCCCGTTGGTGTGGGTGGACGGGGGCCTGGACCTCTCGGCAAACACCTGGTGCCGTATCCTGTCCAGGAAGGCGGCACTGACCCCGCCCATCCTTACCAGGTCCTCGACGCTTCGGAAGGGCCCGTGCTCGCGGCGGTAGTCCACGATGCTGATGGCCATCTTCTCCGTGAGGCCGCGCACGCTCATGAGCTGAGCCGGGGTGGCTGTGTTGATGTTGACGCGCGGGGTGAGAGGCACGGCGGTGGCCAGGTGGTGAGGCTGCTGCTCCGCCAGCAGGTCCCGCCTCAGGGAGCTGGGAGAGTGCTGTGCCGAGCTGCCCTTGCTGCTCACGCAGATCTCAAACTTGACCTGCTCCAGCTTGGTGGCACCCACGCCACTGACCAGTGCCAGGTCCTCCACCTTCTTGAAGCCACCGATGTACTCGCGGTACTCCACGATGCTGCGTGCCACCGCACGTGTCACCCCAGGCAGGGTCATCAGCTCCTCCTCCGTGGCCGTGTTGATGTTGAGCCGCTCCTGATTCACCAGGATGTTGCTGAAGTTGCAGGCCGCGCTGAACTTGCGGCTATGGGACAGGTCCGAGGGGTCCCGGGGGATGGAGCGGTGGCAGCCCAGGGTGCTCCCCATGGCCGGCCAGGATCAAGGGGCCAGGAAGGCCTCACCACCACAGAAGAACTCTCTGGCTAGGAAGGAAGCGCAGTAGAGCTCACAGGCACAGAAGGGAAGGTGCAGGATTCAGGGCATGAAATGGTTACCACAGACAAACACTAAATAGCCATGCCCAGCGTGTCCAAATCACCTTTCACTTGGCCACCtggaaaacaaattaataaacataCAAATCGATTGAGTCAGTTAATCAGTTTGCATTAGCGCTCCCTACCTAGAGCTGGAGTTCTTAGCCAGGAGTCCAGGGCTGATGCCTGTCTGTGAACCTCTGAAAACACACATACAAGAGGGCTGGTCCATGAGGATTTCTGGTGAGGTCCAATTTTTATCACACTGGGGTCCAAAAACGCTATAAGCCGCTTCTCTTGGAAAGGGACCTATCCCCATCAGCCTACACCTCTCGTCCCTGCCTCTCTCAACTCTCCCAGAACTGGGGCCATCTCCCCTGCTTCGGTAGCCCCCATCTGGCACTCAGCGCCACCAGCAACTCTGGAATTCCGTCCTCACTAGTGCGGGCACGGAGAAGGGGTTTATCGCCCCCTACCAGACCCGCCGCCGTTCCGGCGCCCCACCTCTCAGCCGCTCCTCCAGGGCTTCCTCCTTCCACCTGCGGCTCCGAGGCCTGAGGCCAGGACAGCGCTGGCCCGCCGCCTTCAGAGCCAGGGCCCACGCGGGTGCGGGTCAGGGGCGGGCCGCGGGATCCCTCCCACGCCGCCTCGGGCCGCGCGTCCCAGCTCTTTCTGCTGGAGAAACTCTCAAGAGTCTCTCTCCCAGAACCGGCAGGAGCTGCAGGGCTTTGCGGAGGCGGCAGCGGCGGTGAAATCCGGCCGCTGCAGCCGCACCAAGTCTTGCGGCTGCACCAAGTCTTGCGGCTACACCAGGACTCGCTGCGTTGCCGCGGTTGCGTTGATCCAGACAAAAAGTCCTGCCCCCGACTCGAACGCGGGATCCGCAAGAACCGCGTCCACACCCCAGCACCACAGACACTGCTCCCGTTCGCCGTCCGTGTCAAAACCAAAGTCCCGGCCGCAACGCCCGCGCCTCCGCTGGCACCACGGCCACGCCTCCTCCCGAGCGCCAACTCCTCCCCCGGACTCCGGGGCACGTGGGGGCGGGGCCCGAGCGCTAGGCCCGGACCTGGGAGCTCCAAACCCGAGAgcgcgggggcggggccaggaCGCGAGGTGGAGGAATGCTGGGCCCGGGAGTGTGAGAGGCTGGCCTGTGCTGGGAGAGGGCTGGCCAGAGCGTGTGGGGGTGGTGATGGCACGGGGAGTGCGGAGGCAGGGCCCAGCGGGGAGGGAGCGGCCCCTGGGCCGCGGAGGCTGGATTTAGAGACTGAAGAGGCGGCGCCGACGCCAGAGGAGCTGCGGCGGGTCAACGCGAGGCTGTGTTCGggtcctctgctcctgaggccgGGTTGCTACCGGGGACCGAGGGCTGGTTGTGCGGGATGGAGGCTTTTTAGCCTCGCCCGGGGCGAGACCTGCCCGACTGCTTTTCGGTGGGCTGCACCCAGGGGCGCGGCGGAAGCTACCGGGCCGCCAGCCCGAGTTCAGTCCGTCTTTGGGGCGTGGGGACAGGGCGAGGGCACTCCCAGTGGGGGAGGCACCCCTGCGGGTCAGGGGCCTCGCTTCAGTTCTGAGAACGTTCGAGAGAGGACTGAATGGGATCTTTTTAACTTCTGACCCCCAGTTTCGGCgtcctcttttcttcctgtggAGTATTACCTTTGCCTTGCTTACTGGGAGATGTCCTCAAACAGCTCTAGCAACTCTGTGCTACTAGGAGACGGCGCGCACCACGGATTAGAGATGTGTTCACATAGGTCACATAGCGTTGCTCGTTTGCACGTTTAGCGCACTGAGTAAATATGGATATTTTCTGTAAGTATTAAATCTAGTTATTAAGGAGGAAGAACGTGCTCGTTGGACATGATGGATGCTTCCCAAAATTCAGAAGAGTTTTTGGATACCACTAAATGGTAATTTAAAGATTAAAGAGCCTGCAGCATTACAGTGGATACACGGAGCTAGAGTACTCGATTAAACAAACTGTGTGGTGATACTGTTGAATACTTTGATCCTGGGTATTCAGTGACCTCTGAAGTTTCATCCCCAACCAATGTGACCGGTGCTTCTGCTTTAAATTTCCCAGGCTAGGTCAACAAAAACCAGTTCTCAGGGAACGCAGAGGCACTTCAAATGTGAAATGAGAGCCAGCCAAGGCTTGGCAAAATGCTATCGCCATGCTGACTGTGTATACCGACTGGTCGGGACTCTTAATGGCAAGTGACAGAAATCCAAGTCAAACTAGCTTAGACATAAAAGCTAAGGGATTTCCGGGTTCTTGTGTAGAAAAAGTTAAGGACTAGATCTTACCTACGTCACACGTGACTGCATCCAGCTCAAATGATGTCATCAGGACCTGGTCTGATCCCCTCTATCTCCTCTACTTGCTCCCCAACCCTAGCACTAGGCTACATTATGCCACTCCTTTCCTCCGGTAATCCTGTTGtgataagggggaaaaaagttgtttaacagaaaaatatctttaGAGGAGGAAGAAATCTCGGTTGATCAGAATGCCTTAATGGGCCTTTGTGGCTACGGATGGACAGCCTTGGGGCATTGCTAGTTGGGCtggaacatattttattatttaatccaGAACACTTTGGAGGATAAGATGGGAACTATTAACTTCACTGGCACAACAGGCATCATCTGGTTTTGTTTCCTAGAAACATAAGCATGTGTTCCCCCTTTTAGAAATGAAGCCAAAAGCTGAACTGCTgtgcattaaaacaaacaaataccacAATAGGATGGCTAAATTTAAAATGACTGAccataccaaatgctggtgaggctgtggagcCACTGACACCCTCACacgttgctggtgggagtgtgagAAGATACAATGATTTTGGAAATCAGTTTGGCACTTTCTTAAAAAGCTCAACATACATCTAGCACACAAGCCAaagattccattcctgggtatttaccAAAGTGAAATGAAAGCATAAAACCCAAAGTCTTGTACACGCATTTTAATAGGAAATTTGGTATATAGCCAAAgcccagaaacaacccaaatccaCCAGTAGAGAAtcgataaacaagttgtggtatatccatacaatggaatactactcagcaataaagacAAACTGTTAATACCCACAATATTGAAGAATCTCAAAGCcatactgaatgaaagaagccatgcaaaaaaagagaacatattgtatgattccaggGAAAAATACAAGCTGACCtatagagagagaaagcagatcaGCAGTTGCTTGGGGATATGATGGAGGAATGGATTAAAAAGCGACACAAGGAaactttggggggggggtgatagaaatgtttgAGGGGTCATGGTTTCACTGGAGTATGTATgtcaaaactgatagaactgtaCTCTTTTAAGATGTGCAGTTTAGTATACTTCAATTAGACCTCAATAAAGACTGGGGGgaaatcttcaaaaaataaaaaggagtgcTCTTTGaacgcaaagaaaaaaaaaagaccgtaATTTTAGGGAGGATGGATATGTGAcctggggtggagaggaggaagcTGAAGGGGAACAAAGGGGTCCAAGAAGGTGAGTCTGGAGCTAACAGAAGAGACCAGTGAACATTCCCCAGTTAGGATTGGGGACGCAGAAGGCAGGTGTCATGAGAGAGAATACATTGTCATTGTTTTAAGCTTACAAATACTGAAGTGGTTGTCTCACAGCAATATGTATCATATAGATGTGATCCTCAGGCCTTGTTTTCCCAGCAAGAAAAGCCAATGCCACAGCTCCAAATGTTGTCCCCTTTACAATTCATTGACCTTTGTCTCATTCTTAGGATGGTATCACCAGACGTTGATTTCCCCCaagaaaagtgttttgttttgttttttcagttgggTCACGAGAGAATTTTGGCGAGGGCCTTCCTCTGGCCAAGTGATCGATGAATGTCTTGTGACAGCTGTAGCAATAAAGCAgggtagttttttaaaatgattgtgTTTAAACACAATAAATTAGCACATGTTTTTTGATTGCATTTATTTCTACTGAGCCATTTCCCCTCCCTCACAAACACGGAAGACAAGACGGAGAAGAgcagggaagaagagaaatgcAGGGCGGGTGGGGGGATAACAGTCTAGCCTCAGAAGTTCACCCAGGTGCAGGGGAGGGGCCGGCCTGTGGCTCCAGCCAGGGTCCTCTCCTCTTGTCTCCCTAGTGGCCTCATGGCAGTCCTTTGAGCTGCCAGTTAACTTGGAGACTACGCTTTCGAAGGCCATGGAGGTGCCGGATATCCTCTTATTTGAACCCCATGAGTGAAGGCCAGGCGGGTTGCACACCTCCATCTTCCACTGCACAAAGTCCTCTCGAGGATGGCCCGTGTACCCACAGCAGCTCAGCTCCCACCCGCAGCTGTTTTCTTGCAGTATCTGACTGATGTCCCACACCATCTCATTGGGCTCCATGGATCTCATGATCTTCAGACTCCACGTAAAGTGCAGGGAGCACGCTTGACCTCCCAATGTGCTCTCTTGTTTATATCACTGCCTGGACTACCTGAGGTTCCCTCTGCTTTCAGCTTCAGGCCGGTTCTTCTGGCTGACCTGAAACACAGGTGCAATGCAGGTGAAGGACCTTCACTTTCCCACTGCCCCCTGGCTGCTGCACTGTCAGGCAAACTCTGGTGGCCAGGCACCTGTCTGAGCTGCCCAGTGTGGAGGGAGTTTTCTTTGCAGGATACCCCCTGGGGAGGTTGGTTCCATCTGGGGTGTGCTCCACCACCGCTGCTGGTGGTGTGTTGGTGCAGGGGGAGACCACAGGGCCATGCCGGGGGCTGTGATGGGGTGGTCTTCTCCATCCAGGTAGGGGATTGGCAGGTACTTTGGCTGTGCTGCTGGACTTCCGTCCTAACTCCTGATGCCCCTCAGGTCACTGATTTTCTGTGCTGCTGCTCTCAGAGTAAGAATTAAAGGTGGGAATGGCAAGCTCACTGAAACTCTGCAGCTTTGGATTAGCTGTACTTTGCAGGATGGGTAAGAAGGGCAAGCTGTTGGTCAGATTAGCCAAAGGAGCGGGCTTCAGGGTAATGATATAGCCCCCCAGTTCAGATCTTTTGTAAGCCAGGAGCACATAGGTGACCATCACTTCAGTTCTTCATACTTCTGGCCCATCTACAAGTCATGGATCCCTTCCCATGTGTAGCCCATGGACACCATCAACTGAGTCTGCCCAGGATCCTTGTAGTCAGGTAGTAGCTCTGTGTGAGGCATTAGTTCCTCCTCATGGCCCATGTTCATCCATGAATCCTTTATGATTTCCTCTAAAGGGCTTCCCTTGATGGGGTTGAAGATGAGGAGTTTCTTGAGCAGGTTTTCATATTCCATGTGAAATATCCCATAGAAGGGAATACTGTGTATTCTGCTCAGTACCCACtcccacaataaagaaaaaagtgagaaaaagaaaaaagaataaagaaagaaaaatgagaaaaaaaatggaaagaagaaaagagtgagagaaagtaaaaagaaaataaagaaaaataagaaaacagggaaaagctaaaaagaaaaacattttaaattagaaaaatgaaaaaatgagaaaaagaaagaatgggggGGTGTGGAGGGGGAGTAAAGGTagtaagcaaaacagacaaagagCCAAAGAGGAAAAGATTTAACTTTGGTGAAAACCCCTCAGATGACTGAAAGCTAGCTTCCTGGGCTAGACAGACCAAAAACCCAGGCCCAGCCGGGGACCCAGGTGCCTGGAATTCCATAACAATGGCTCCTTATGAGGTCATAGCAAGAAATGTACCTATCACAGCTGGGGATAATATACAgtgatttttctcacttttttaacTCAAAAATTCTTTACTGTGAAAAAGAAGAAGCTTTTTGTTTATGTGGATTATAGCAATTGATATCTAccttatttgaaattaaaaactgtaGGATGCTTCAGTGgccttttcatttctagtttaaaaagttataataatttttgacttttaaaaggcTCATAATGTCTACACTTAAActactcaattcttttttttctttaacctctgAATGATTGGTCTCAAATGATGCCATAACTTAACTGAcatcatgatactatacagaaatGTTCCTTTGCATAAAATGATGCAAtgtttttgtctggctttggtattagggtgatgctggtctcatagaatgagttaaggAAGTATTCCTTCTGCTTCTATCTTCTCTAAGAacttgtagagaattggtatcatttcttccttatgtgtttggtacaattcaccagtgaactcatctgggcctggtgctttctgttttggaagggtATTAATActgattcagtttctttaatagatacagacCTATTCGGATTGTCTATtgaggaagacttttttttttttcaaaatgaagtttTTAAAGTGGATTAATCAAAACATTTCTATGACAATAAAGTAAATAGAAAGGATTGTAAAAGACTTTCCCCATTGACAATCCATTTGTCTGTTTGTAGATGTGCCAGCTTATGTGCCAAGGGGTCACTGTCTGCTGTTAGAAATAGAAGAACCTATTTTTCTGATGAGATACATGGATGTTGAGAAGAAGCAGCTCCCAATCATTCTTATGTGCAAGCCTGCATCTGCTTTGGTATTACTAAATGGCTTCACATCAGCGCCCACAACAGAGCTCAAAAGCAGTTAAAAACAGGCACCTCAATTCACAACTTCCAGGGAACCCAGAAGTGTTATTTCTCCTTCCTTCAGTGGACTTGGCCTTATTCCAGGGAAGTGGATTGAAAGGCAGGAATGAAATTTTGGCAGTACCAGTTCGGGTTTCTTTGTATCAAATTCCTCCTTTAAAAGCTCACAGTCTGGtattcctggtggcgcagtggttaagaatccacctgctagtgcaggggacacgggtttgagccctggtcccggaagatcccacatgcctcagagcaactaaacctgtgcgccacaactactgagcctgcgctctagagcccgtgagccacaactactgagcccgtgtgccacaactactgaagcccacacgccacaactactgaagcccacgtgcctagagcccatgctctgcaacaagagaagccaccacaatgagaagcccgcgcacctcaaccaagagtagcccccgctcgccacaactagagaaaacgcgggcacagcaacaaagacccaacgcaacccaaaaaaaagagaaaaagacattgtttttaaaaaaaaagctcatagTCTATTGACTGATAAATGGTTTCATTTCATGGCTGACAGTTGAAGGCTTTCGTCATTTCCCCCGACATCTGGCATTTTATTTCTTATGGAGCATTTGGCTGGAGATTATTCTAGCAAAGTCCCAACAGAACGAGGTGGCTTCATTTACAGTACCAAAATGGAGAACATTTACCGTCAGAGGTACTATGTTTCTTCTGATGGTAATGCCCAGAGTTGTTAttattacagaaaataatattcattaatttttaaaggcgATATGGTTATCACTTAGGAACTCCAGCTCCCATTTGCTTTATTCATTTCCTCTTAAAAGCAACATCTGCAGTTAGTTTCAGACTTCTGCTTTTTCACAGAACAGTTTATTCTTTATTGTTTATTAAATTGGAGGGTTTCTGGAACATTCTTCTTGGTAGAGCCTAGTACTTTGATTTCTGGGTGCCTAATTAGGAGGCTTCGCTTAGCACAGGATGCTCCAGAGGCAGAAGAGGGAATCAGGCAAGCCCTTGGACCCTGAACTTCTGGGAGCGGGGAAGGAGGCTCCTTCAGCCAGCACCTGGGCCAGAGGAGGAAGTGCCGCTGGCTGGCGCTGGGGGGCTGTCATCCGTATACAAGCAGCAGGGACCTCCCCTGCCCTGACTCCCGCTTCAGGCTCACCTGGAAGCATCGTCCCCATCGTCCACACCCTGCCAAGTTCAACCTCATGCCGCACTTTTCCGGTTCTCGCCTTCTCTCCCCTTTCACCGTTGCCACTGATGCTCTTTCTTAGCCACATTTCTCCTAAGTATTGGAAAAGTAAGACCTGATCATCTCTTCCCTGATCTCATAGCCCTACTTCCAGGAATGACTCCCTTAAGAAATGACCTTGAAGGACTTAAAGAGCATCTCCCAAAATGTAATCCAATGGTGGCATTGAGGAATAGACATTTAGGAGGCCCCAGACACAGCACTAACTACGATTGAACCGCTCAGTGGGGAATCTTTCCCTTTTCATTACTCTGACCATCACTTTGTGTCGAGGGGAGATTCTCAGTTCAGGGCCACTGTGACCGTAACACGTTCTCAGATTTGTTAATCTCTTACCATGGAGAAAACGGTGATCTCGGGCTCAGAATCTTGATACGCACCAGTATTAAGCTAAAATGtaattatattcttttccatttgagGGTTTATGTTTTTTTGGTATCTTCTATTTATGGCCAAAGATACAGCTGTTCCCTATACAGTCATACATCCCCAGGCCCAGCTGGTGCTCAGATATGGCAACAATCCCTGAATGTATTCAAGAAAGGCTGCAGTATAAAGACCATGTGTTAcaggcagtggttcttaaccgTGGCAGCGCATGGGAACCCCAAGGGCACTTGCTGAAATCCCAATGCCCAGGCCCCTCTCCCCGAGATCAATCCCattagaaactctgggggtgggacctAAACAGTGTATGTGTTAAACCTCCAGATGACTCCGGTGCATAGCTTGGGAACCAGTGCTTTAAGCCAGTCTTAGACCGGAGTATGAATGAGATTGAACATTTTTTCCACAACAAAGTGACAGGATCAGCATCTGGAACATGAATACCTATTTTAATGGCCAAGGTCAACCACGGTCTTAAAATCTCAGTCCAaggaattataaaattttagagcTGGAGGGGATCTGAGAGCACCAAGTCTAGATCCTCATTCTATTTTTGAGGCCAAGAAACTTGCTGGGAATCACCCGCTAGGATCCAGGCGCAGGACTCCTTCCCTAGCATCATGCTGCCTCTCACGTGGATGTAATTGCCTCAGCTGCAAGTTGAGCTGGAAGAAACTACAATCTTTTCGAGGAATAAGCTAAAGACACAAAAACTTGAAAGTTTGGCTTCTAGAAGGTGGGTAGGAAAGATGTGGTAGGGAGCCTAAGAGGCACCGTGGACATTCCTCAAGGCATGCTCCATCATTGGAAAGTACTAGATCAGAGAAATTGAAATGTTTCATCAGCGCAGGACTTCTCATAGCCTTCAATTTACTAACAGGCACAGGGAATCTCCAGAAGGAAACAGTATAGGCGGTGCTTGTTTGACATTTTATGTGAAAGGTTTCACAGGACTAGCCTTTCTTGGGGAAATGCTAGGCGGACACGGTTTCCTAAAGCTCTGGCCGGCTCTTGATCCCTCTtcacctgctttatttttcttaatagccTTTATCACTTGTAGATTTGTTCATTGCCTGTCTCTTCCTAGCTAAAATATAAGCTCCTCGAGGGGAGGGAGTTGGACTTCACCGCTGTACCCCAAGCACCTCCAACAGTGCCTCggctttaataaatatttatgaaagggGCTGAATGGATAGTGTCTTAACACACAAGGAACCATGAGTAGTGATCTAGTAGACTCCACCTCTCGAGG is a window from the Orcinus orca chromosome 9, mOrcOrc1.1, whole genome shotgun sequence genome containing:
- the EEPD1 gene encoding endonuclease/exonuclease/phosphatase family domain-containing protein 1; this translates as MGSTLGCHRSIPRDPSDLSHSRKFSAACNFSNILVNQERLNINTATEEELMTLPGVTRAVARSIVEYREYIGGFKKVEDLALVSGVGATKLEQVKFEICVSSKGSSAQHSPSSLRRDLLAEQQPHHLATAVPLTPRVNINTATPAQLMSVRGLTEKMAISIVDYRREHGPFRSVEDLVRMGGVSAAFLDRIRHQVFAERSRPPSTHTNGGLTFTAKPHPSPTSLSLQSEDLDLPPGGPTQIISTRPSVEAFGGTRDGRPVLRLATWNLQGCSVEKANNPGVREVVCMTLLENSIKLLAVQELLDREALEKFCTELNQPILPNIRKWKGPRGCWKAVVSEKPTTQLQKGAGFAGFLWDTAAGVELRDATWQESSPGNGHGKPTGPSPYLVRFKVGSHDLTLVNLHLAALTLPGGENPSKSHSDSHCWASFVQTLQETLKGEKEVIVLGDFGQGPDSSDYDILRKEKFHHLVPAHTFTNISTKNPQGSKTLDNIWISKSLKKVFTGHWAVLREGLTNPWIPDNWSWGGVASEHCPVLGEFYTEKDWNRKEGPRNGNGVTLERSEANIKHER